The following proteins come from a genomic window of Azoarcus sp. PA01:
- a CDS encoding class I SAM-dependent methyltransferase, whose protein sequence is MSDALFRALLDAASAAYRPAGPFAYHFARGKLGGDPLFRMLLQRGMFPATARVVDLGCGQGLLASWLLAARRLHECGRWTREWPTPPKLLGLRGIDRNPHDVARARRAFAEDAAVVEIRQGDIATLEATEFGPVDVVTILDVLHYLDFAAQENLLREVRDALPAGGRLFARVGDTDAGLPHRLSTAVDFAVAFARGHRLPRLYCRSSRNWIALLEELGFSVHGEPMGSGKSFANVMLVAQRPL, encoded by the coding sequence GTGAGCGACGCCCTGTTCCGCGCACTGCTCGATGCCGCGAGTGCGGCATACCGCCCGGCCGGCCCGTTCGCGTACCACTTTGCGCGCGGCAAGCTCGGCGGGGACCCGCTGTTCCGCATGCTGCTGCAGCGCGGCATGTTCCCCGCGACAGCCCGCGTCGTCGATCTGGGCTGCGGACAGGGGCTTCTGGCGTCGTGGCTGCTTGCTGCGCGGCGCCTGCACGAGTGCGGGCGATGGACAAGGGAGTGGCCGACACCGCCGAAGTTGCTTGGGCTGCGCGGCATCGACCGCAATCCGCACGATGTCGCACGGGCGCGGCGCGCGTTCGCCGAAGATGCGGCGGTCGTCGAGATCCGCCAAGGCGACATCGCGACGCTCGAGGCGACCGAGTTCGGCCCGGTCGACGTCGTCACGATTCTCGACGTGCTGCACTACCTCGACTTCGCCGCGCAGGAAAACCTGCTGCGCGAAGTCCGCGACGCGCTCCCTGCCGGGGGGCGCCTTTTCGCCCGCGTCGGCGACACCGACGCGGGCCTGCCGCACCGCCTGTCGACCGCGGTCGACTTCGCCGTTGCGTTCGCGCGCGGCCACCGCCTGCCGCGGCTGTACTGCCGATCGTCGCGAAACTGGATCGCGCTCCTCGAAGAACTCGGCTTCTCGGTGCACGGCGAGCCGATGGGCAGCGGCAAATCGTTCGCGAACGTGATGCTCGTCGCGCAGCGGCCGCTTTGA